TGCTGGACACGCACGTTGCGGCAGCCTTGCTGACGGCCCTACTCGTCGCCCGGGCGGACATATCGCTTACGCGGGCGTTGGCCCTGCTTCATCGCACGACTCCGGGCGGTCCATCCATAGCCCGTCCGGGGACTCCTTATCCAGTCCCCAACACGGTGTCCGGAGGCGTGGCCAAAGCGTCGCCCAAGCCACAGAGGTAACCGGCGAAGCCATGGGGTGCCCGGCCTTGGAGGCGGCTGGAGGTGACGACCCTCAGGGTGTCCGTTGCGACCACGGCACTTCCAGCACGCCGGAGGCGCTCCGCCAGGATTCGGTCTTCGTGGATCCGCACGGGCTCAAACCCACCGACGCGGAGGTAATGCGAAGCACGGACGCCGAAGTTCGCCCCGAACACGTGGGGATGGTCCTCGGCGAAGCGATGCTTGCGCGCCCACGCCTGAAACAGGCTCCCGTCCAGCTCGCCGGGATCCGGTTCAACGGTGCCCAGTACAGCGTCGGCCCCGGACTCGGCGAGTTCCACCTGGCCGCAAAGCCAATGCGGTGGAACCATGGAGTCGGCGTCGGTATTGGCCAGCCAGACCTGCTCAGGGGTGGCGGTTGTAGCGGCGAGCGCGGCGCGGATGCCGGCCGCCCTGCTGGCCCCTGCACTGTGGAGCCGGACGTCGAGGACGCTGAGAAACCCGGCAGGAGCGGCGGCGTCGACGGCGGCTTCTCCTGTACCGTCGTCGCACGCGTCCAACACCACCACTACGCGGATGTCTACGCCGGGCCGCACCGAGCGCAACTCGGTGGCGGCGCGGCATATAGCGCGGATCGCCGGGGCGATGCGCTCGGCCTCGTTACGGGCCGGAACCACGACGGCGACATGGGTGATGTTGCCCTCTGATGGTCCAACGGGTGCGGGCAGAATTCCATCGAGGGGCCGGCTTCTGCCCTCAAGGCTAAGGGCGGGCATCGGAGATTCCAGGCGCGGCCGAGACGAACGTCTCAAGAATGAAGGCCTTCTCCCGGTAGACCGCGTCGGAAGTCCACCGCAGGCGCGCCCGCGCGGCCGCATGGACGCTGTCCCCATCCAGCGACCAGCCCGAAATCGGCCGGCGCCAATGGCACATCACCAACGTCCCGCCCGGCAAGAGGGAATCCTCCGATTTGTCGAGCACGGCGTCCAACTCGGCGGGGCTCAAATAATAGCCCACCTCGGAGATGACAATGAGGTCGAACCGGCCATCGGGCCATTGGGCGGGCGCCGTCATGTGCGCCGTCGTGACGCCGGGGCTGTCTGCGAGTCGTGCCTTTGCCGACGCGAGGGCCTGGCCGCTGGCATCCACGCAGACGAGTTGCTCGCAGCGCTGGGCGAGTTCGACGCTCAGCACTCCAGTGGAACAGCCCAGTTCGAGGCCCCGGGCGTAGCGCGGGTTAGGTAGCGCCGCCATGGTCAACGCGCGTTTTCGCTTCTCGTACCAACTGCTTGCATAGTCCCAGGGGTCGCTGGATGCGAGGTGTACGGCGTCGAATACCCGCTCGGCATCCGCCGCTGTGTTGCTGCCTGACGGAGGAGTCCACGCAAATGTTTCCCACGTCCGGCGGAAGTGATCGACGAAGCGCTCCTGCAGGAGTGCTTCGTCACCAGGCTGTCCTGAAAGCGGTTCCGTCTGTGACCGGTGGGCCTGGAATGCCGCGAACTTGGCTTCCCGGCCGCGCGCCGTCAGTTCCGACCGCACCCAGCCGCGCCATCGCGCGTCGGCTACGCTGGCCCAAAGCCAGTACCAGATGGGGTATTCGAGGAGCCCATAACCCCCTGCTTCGGCCAGCTGCGCGGCAACCGAACCGGCGGCATCATGATCGCTGTGGCCGTCCGCTCGCAGTGGGGCAACCAGCACGACGTCCGAGGGTTGGGTGCCGACGGCAGGGTCCCGGACGGCCGCATCCCTGACAGCGGCCCGCAGGCCGTCGCGGATTGCAGGACGGTGATGTCCAAGCTGACCGTCGGGGAGCCGAAGGAATGTCCAGTGGCCGCCCAGGCCCAACGCCGCCATCGCCTCCTCGAACTCCTGTAGCCTCCGCGTTGCCAACTCGCCAGGCGTGGTGGTCGGGGAGTGCGGGTGCGAGGCCTCACCTGCGCTGCACAGCACCACTCGGACAGCGGCCCCTAAGTCCACCAGCCGGGAGATGAGGCCACCGGCACCGAGCGTCTCGTCGTCGGGATGGGCGGCGAGCACGACGACGGTCCGCCCGGCCAGTTCGGCGTCGTCCAATGGAAGTTCGGGAAGCAAGTCCACCCCGGCCTGCAGCCATTCGTCCTCGGCCGTGCCTGCATCGGCATGTACGAAAGTCACCATGTGCTTGCCCCCCTCAAGACCAAGGAACCGAGTTGGGCGTCGTCGCGCCGGCCGTGGTGTTGCCGGACGTAGAGGCGAAGATCGGAAACCCGCTTGGCATGCCGCTCCTCCCGGGCAAGCGGGCCCGGACCCAGGTTCTCGCCGACGGTTTCCTGAATTCTTTCCACGATGGCAGCCACGTTTCCCCTGACCCGCAACGCGTGCGCCCACGCGTCATTGTTGCCTTCGCGATCGACCAGCGTGCCGTCGTCAATCCCGGCCGCCGCGCCGCGGAGCAGCTCGAATCCGGAAGCGAGCAAACGGTCCGCTTCGCCAAGGCCGGAAAGCGCGATCTGGTCCGGCTCCCGCCGCGAAAGGGCGTCCTTGAACGTGCGCAACAGGCCGACGGCGCCACCCAGCCAGCAAGCAGCGACGCCGATGCCTCCCCAGGCAAAACCGGGTCGCTCAAAATACCAGCCCGGCTCGCCGACGGGGACAGCAGGGACAGCAGTGAAATGCACCGTCCCGCTGGGAATTTCGCGTAGCCCGTGGCTAATCCAGAGCGGTTCTTCCACCTGCACTCCCGGGGAGCGCAAGTCGACGGCGAATGCCTGGCGACTGCCCGACTGCGACTTCGCGGTGACGATTGCATGGTCGAGATGGCCCGCCAAGGAGCACCACGGCTTCGAGCCGGAAAGCGTCACACCGGCCTCTGGGGGCGCGGATTGCCCGCAGTCGCGCGCCTCGAGAAGGTGACCCGGCCCCTCGGCGGCGAACACTCCCCATGTTCCGTGGAAAAGGGCCTGCTGTCCCGCTTGCTTCAGAATTGCGCCGGCGTCCAGGTGCGGTTCGAAGACGCGCGCAGCAGCGACGTCGACTGCCGCCAGCGACGCCAGCATCTCCCACAGCCGGACCGTCCCTCTTTCGCCGGGGTCCGGCGCCGTCCGGCCTGTCACCTCGGCCAGCGCCAGCAACGCCGGGACGTCGCCGATCCGCTCTTCGGCCTGAGACAACAGGCGCTCGACGTCGTCAGCCGGCGCATCCCTCCCAAACTGCACGGCTTTGCTCGCCTTGAAATCATCCAGGCGGTGCATGCTCATTTCTTCCTCCGCATCGCCTCGACTAATCACTTCCCTGCGGCTAATAGTAAGCAGCCTTATCATCAACTGGCCAGCCTATGCCCCGGCGCGCGCTCAGATGGACTCGGTTGAGGTCTGCAAGTGCTCGTGCAGAAGGCCGTGGAGGCCTTCGGCGGCTTGGGTGTGCTGGTCAACAATGCGGGGAGCGAAACCCGAGCCTCCCTGTTGGAGACCTCGGAAGAGCAATACCAGCGTATGGCGTCGTTGCCGTCGGGGAGCTCTCCGTTTCAATCATGCGTTCTCCTCAGCTCTAGCCGTAGCAAGCTTCGATCGGACCCGCACGAGGGGTGCGTTCGGATCCTGCGGTTGGGGGATGGCGGTGAGAGCGAACTGGTCGATAACACCGGGTCGGAAGACGAGGCACTCGGTCGACCCGCCGAACTGGAAGTACCCCAGCTCGTCTCCCTTGTTCACGTGGTGGCCCGGGACGATCTCCGGATCGATGACGCAGGATGAGACTTCGACCATGCCTACCGGGATCACCGCCATGAGACCGATGACGGGGTCGTCGGCCTGGATCAGGATGATCGCGCGGGCAGCGACATGGGCCAGATATGACTGGGAGAGGATCGGCTCGACGGCGTCGGCCCCCTCGGAGTCTGCCTCGGAGAAGTACGTGCCGTCCTTGACGTAGGCCCGCACGATCGTTCCGGCGACGGGAGCGTGCCACCGGTGATAATTGAGCGCGCTCAGGAACGCCTGGTACACAGTTCCGCCCACAAAGTGATCCACCGCCTCGTCTCGCGCGAGCAGGTCCTCGAGGGAGTAGGGCTGGTTCTTGACCCAGAACCGGCTCTGGCGTTGAACATCGGAGCTTATTTTGTATGGGGTCGACTCGCAGGCGCTGACGATGATTTTGTCGTCATCGGGTGCAGCGACCGGTCTGGAGGTCGAAGTGAGTCGGCGGGTGAAGAAATCGTTCCACGACGTGAAGCCCCAGTGCTCGGCAAGGGGATCGTGTTCATAGTCGTCCATCCCGACAACTTGCCGCGCATTCTCCGACATCCACCCGGACGGCGAGTCGTTGAGTACGTAAAGCGAGTCCTCGCTGCTCAGGAACTCGGACCAAGCATTCAGTATTTTGCGGAACATCGCGATGATCCGGGGATCGCGGTGAGCCGCGAACCCGGCCTCGGTTCCCATGGTCCAATCGAGGATCGCTGTCAACGGCGTGGTGACCATGCCGCCTTCGCTGAATTCGGGGGCAGTCGTCAGGACCTCGTTGATGAGCCGAAGCATCTGGTCAACGCTCGTAAGATGCCGTTTGCGGTAGGGCTTCGATTTAGGAACCTGCTCGATCATCTCCGTCATGTAAAGGCGGACAACCGGATCGCTGGCGATCAGTTCCTTGAACTCCACGATCACGGGATGCAGAGCAGCTTCTTCGCCCCGCGCCTCCACTCGTTCCCGGTGGCCGGCAATCCATTCCTCAAGGTCGTCTTGCCGCTCGGGTAGCCAGCCGCCCAGTCGTCGGACACGGTCGGATGAAGCGTTGATTGTCATAGTGCCGAGCCTACGCGCCTCCGACGTCGGGACGGCGACCCCGGCGGTTCTGGCGCTAAGGTGGCAGAATTGTCAGATGGCTCACCCTGGATGGCCACGGCTTCGGGTTGATGATTGGACCCCGACCCGGGAGACCGTGCACATGTGGACCCAGATCGTCGGAAAAATCCGCATGGCGCACGCCCCGATGCTTAACCACTGGTGGCAGGTGACGCTTTACGTCACGCCGCGCGGGCTGACGACATCAATGATCCCGTATGCCCGCGGTGCCTACGACATCGAATTCGATTTCCTTGAACACCGGCTCCATATACGCTCCAGCAATGGAACCTCAGCATTCGTCATTCTCGGAGCCAAGTCGGTGGCCGAATTCCACTCCGAGGTATTCGAAGCATTGGGCCGGCTCGGTATCGAGGCGTCTATCCGCGGCATTCCGAACGAGGTGGACCCGGCCATCCCGTTCGCCGAGGACCATCAGCACGCCTCCTACGACCCGGAGGCCATCGGGCTGTTTTGGCGGCAATTGGTCCAGTCGGACCGCGTCCTGAACGAATTCAGATCCCGTTTCAGGGGCAAGGCCAGCCCTGTGCACTTCTTCTGGGGAGGCATGGACCTCGCGTACTCCCGCTTCTCCGGACGGGACGCGCCCACCCACCCCGGGGGAATCCCGAACTGCGCCGACTGGGTGATGGTGGAGGGTTACTCCCACGAGCTAAGCAGCTGCGGGTTTTGGCCCGGGGGAGGGGACGAAGGAGCCTTCTATGCCTACTGCTACCCCGAGCCCGCCGGCTACGCCGAATATGTCACCGACGCCGATGGTGCCGCCTACAACAGTGACGGCAGGCTGTACCTCCTCCCGTATGAGAACGTCCGCACTGCCCCGGACCCCGACAAGATGCTGTTGCGGTTCCTGCAGTCGACCTACGAGGCGGCCGCGGAGACAGGACGTTGGGACCGGACCGCGCTGGAGGCGGATCCGGCCCGCTGGCCGCACTCACGACGAGGTCAACATTCCTTCGGCGTGAAATAGCCGGGGGCGTAAAGTAGTGGGTGGTCCAAAGGCACTCCAATACGAGGGAAAGCCACATGAATGCAAATCATGGAATCGACGTTTCGATTCCACCCAGCGGACCTGGTTGCGTCGAATGCGAGACCAACGGTGGCTGGTGGCTCCACCTGCGGCGGTGCGCCCAGTGCGGGCACATCGGTTGCTGCGACAACTCGCCGGGGCAACACGCCACAGCCCATGCACAATCCAGCGGCCACCCGGTCATCCGCAGCTTCGAACCGGGCGAGGACTGGTTCTTCAACTATCCCGACTCCGCATTTTTCGCCGGTCCGGAACTTGAACCGCCGGCGCATCACCCGCTTGATCAAACCGTTCCGGGCCCAGCCTCACGCGTCCCGGCCGACTGGCAGCAGCGACTGCACTGACGGGGACCCGGCCGGACGCGTCGGTGATGTCGGCCAGGAACCAGCTCGCGGATCCCGGACTCCGCTGCAGATGGAATGTGAGCAATGCGGAGGCTGAGTTGAGGCGAGCCTGTAACCGCCAGTTTTCAACGGATTCGAGGTGTTCGCTGTCTGTGGCGGCCGGGTCGCTGCCATCCCGCCCGCTTCCGCGCCCGAACCAGTGCGCGGCGCCGGCGTCGGGATCCACGGCCCAGATGCCGCCGTCATATCGGACGGCCAACGGGGCGCCGTCGGGGCTGAAGCGGACGGCGATCTCTTCCAGTGTCTGAATGGCCTCGGCAGTGAGTGTCATTGATGTGTTCTTTCCCGGGTTGTACGGCGCGCCGTTGTCACGCAGCCTTCGCGAGGGTTAGCTCGGTATTGTCCTCACTCTTTTAATCGTTTGTGTCCACGGAATAGGTACGCTCGCTTCAAAAGTCTCTACCGACATTTCGCCGTCCCCATTTGATTGCCGGCCCGCGGTCCCCGTAACGACTACTTCCTGGGAGGCGATGAAATGGTTGCGGACATCATTGCCCAGGTGGTGGCAGCGCTGATCGAGGGGTGGTTCGATTGGCGGCCGACGCCTCGCATCTTGGAGCTGGGCACGTACTGGCAGTCCTGGTAGTCATGCCGAAACGGTTACGTTCGACGCCGGGTTAGAAGCTGGGCCGCCAGGTCTCGACCGCGTCGTCGCTGACTGCGACAACCTCGCGCCAGCGGTCGAACACCGAGCAGGGGTGGGAGATGCCAAGGTCCACGACGTCGCCGACCTGCAGGCCGTCGGCGTCCTCCACGATGGCATGGTGGTCGAAGAGTCGAGTCAGCGTGGCGCCGGCGCCGGCAGACAGGAGGGCCCCGTCACGGTACCGGGAAACGATCACGGGCATACCGGCGTCGTACGCCAACTCGCGCTTGCCCGCGTTCAGGACCACGCGCCCGGCTTCGGGGGCGGAGATGACAAGCGCCCGCACTACGACTGCCGCAGTGAGGCCGGGGACTGGCGAGACGCCCTGGTAGGTGCCGTGATCGTGCACCACGTAGCAGCCTGAACGGAGCACGTTGGCGGAGGCGCTGTTGGGCAGGAACGCGGCCGCACGATCCTGAAACGCAGAGCCGCCGTTGCTGAAGACCGGCAGCTCCACCTCGAAAGCGGGGTGCAGTTCATCGAAGACATCGCGGGCCAAGCGGCAGTGCGAATCGATTCCGGCCAGGTTTTCATCCGTCCGGGTGTTCGGTGCGACGCCCTCGTAGGCGCTGACGCCGGCCAGCAGCAGCCCTCTCGCCACACGGATCTCCTCGGCCAACGGCCCGGCCTCGGGGCCGCTGCGGATCCCGGTGCGGCCGCGGGGGGTTCCGACGTCGATCATGACGTTCAGCCGCCGGGGCGAGTCCTCGAACACCTCCGCCATGGCCCGGACGCCCGCCGCCGAATCAGCCAGGCAGTAGATCTCCAGTTCCGGCGAGGCCGCCAGCCATGCACGCAACTGCTCAAGGTGGCCGCGGAACAGCACCTCGTTCACGATGAGGATCCGGGTGGCACCCCACTCGATGGCGTGGGCGGCCTGCGCGGTGGTCGCCACGGTCACGCCCCAGGATCCGGGCAATTGCCGGCGGACAATCTCGCGGGTCATGGTGGTCTTGATGTGCGGGGCCAGCACCATGCCGTGCTCCCGCGCCCAGGCCTCTTTGATCCCGATATTGCGCTCGACGGCGGCAACGTCCAGGAGCATCTGCGGCAAGGTGTGGAGCGGGAGGGCGGGATCAAGGTGCGGCATGCGGTGCGAATCTTTCAGGACCGTTGGGGAAGCTGGCTACCCGGAAATCCTATCCGGGCTCAGTAACTAGAGAACTCACCGACGAACCCGGCAAATGACAAGTAGTGGCCACTCGGGCGGTAACCGGGTGGAGTGAGTATGGTCTTTCAGGTGTCAGACCGTTCAGGCGCATCGTTGTGTGCCCGGCTGCCACGAGCTGGGTTGAGGCCATAGGAGGTCAAATGTCCGTCATCACTGCAGCCAAGATTTCCGGTGACACGAGTGTGTTCGCCAAGTCGCTCGAGGAGCGCGCCGACGAGTATCGCAAGTGGGGCGAGCGCGGCCGGGCGGCGGGCGCGATCCACCATCAGTTCGCGATCGGCGACGGGTTTGTCCTCGTGGTCGATGAATGGGAATCGACAGAGGCATTCCAGAAATTCTTCGGTGATCCCGAGATCCAGGCGTTCATCGGTTCGGTCGGCGGCGATCCCAGTGTGGCTCCTGAAGTCACCGTGGGGGAATCCGTGGACTCCGCGGATAAGTACTAGCTGAAGACCCGGTCCGGGCATGTCGGTCCCCGTCAACCTACAGACTGTTCGCCCGCGCATGCTGGCCGCCGTCCGCCGCGAGCTCGCGCCGGGCGAAGTCGGCTCGGCATGGGGGCCTGCGGTGGGCAAGGTCTGGGACTTCATTCGCGGTCAACCGGGTCTGTGGACGGACGGCCACAACATCTTCGTCTACCACCACCCGAACCAACCCGATGCGCCCCTTCTGTGCGACTTCGGCGTAGAAGTCACCCGCACCTTTGAAACGGCGGGCGAGGTCTACGCAACCGAAACCCCCGCGGGCCAGGCTGCCATAGCGGTCCACCGTGGGCCGTACCACCGCATGGACGAGGCATACAAGGCGATCGAGAAGTGGATGGCTGCGAATCATAGGGAATCTGCCGGTCACTCCTGGGAGATCTATGGAGATCCGACACCCGATCCCGCCGACACTGAAACGACGCTCGTGCACCTGCTGAAGTAGGGGCAACACTTCACCGGCACCACAGTTCGTCGAGCAGCTGTTGCACTCGATCGGGATGCTCGATGTGGGCAAAGTGGCCGCAGTGCGGGATTGTCGCCAGCCGGGTGTGAGGGACAATGACCGCCAGCCTGGCCAGATCGGGCTCCGGCGTGAACACGTCGCTGTCGCCGCTGCTGCGTGGGGACGCTTGCTTGCTGAACACTCATGGTTACCTTTGGACCTGCTCTCTGCCATTGCTTCGTAGCCGCGGAGGTACCCGATGGGATTTGTCCGTTCCGGCGTCGGAATCCAGCGAGGCAGTATGCCGGGCAGGTCAGGGGGTGAGGGGGCCTTGAAGAACGTGGACCGCAAGGGCTTTGTCGCCTTCGATGAATGCTGTTTCCGCGAGATTGGAGCGTCCCCAGAGACCAACGTACATCCCCTGCAGCGGGGCGGTAATCGAGGCATCGGCTGCCCCTTGGCCGACCCTCCAGCTACGGGTCCCGGGTACCCGGAAGGTCACCGCCCCTTCCGGCTCCGGCATCCGTCCCAGCCGAAGTTGTCGCGGGGTGAACATTGTCAGGATTTCGTCTATTCCGTCGAGCATGAAGTCAGCCGCGAAAGCTGGGACCGCCACCCCTGAAGCTTGGCACGCGTCGATGAGGTGGACGGCGTGTTCATGCGCCTGGCGCTGGCGCCAGAAACCGGCTTTGCGCGGCGGTGGGCCGAAGTTCCAGCACGGTTCTTCGGGATCGAGCGCCGACATTGTCCCGAGAAAGGCGTCCGCGCCTTCGAGGAACCACGTGACGGCTCCGGTGGCCGGCGGTGGCGGTGCCTCGACGAGCTAGCCCGAAACGACTATTTCGGCCGCCCAGCGTTCGATTGACCCAAGATGCCCGAAGAGATCCTTAAGCGTCCAGCCCGGACAGGCCGGCACGGGTCGAGTCAGAATGTCCTCGGGCTGGCGAGCCAGGACGCTGAGGTGGTCCAGGCTGCTGGCTAGCTCAGTAAGGTAGCGATCCGGCGTCATATGCCGAGCATAATGTGCCAGCCGAACATGGTCATGGGTCCACCCATTGCGCCGAGGCATCGCGCATTTAGGAAGCAGGCTTACTATGGTGGGAACATGCCGGACTTAAACGACTGGACGACTCCACGGTTGCTCTCAACGGCAGCGCGATTGGTCGAGCATGCCTGGAATGAGGAG
This genomic interval from Arthrobacter sp. FW306-2-2C-D06B contains the following:
- a CDS encoding DUF5996 family protein is translated as MAHPGWPRLRVDDWTPTRETVHMWTQIVGKIRMAHAPMLNHWWQVTLYVTPRGLTTSMIPYARGAYDIEFDFLEHRLHIRSSNGTSAFVILGAKSVAEFHSEVFEALGRLGIEASIRGIPNEVDPAIPFAEDHQHASYDPEAIGLFWRQLVQSDRVLNEFRSRFRGKASPVHFFWGGMDLAYSRFSGRDAPTHPGGIPNCADWVMVEGYSHELSSCGFWPGGGDEGAFYAYCYPEPAGYAEYVTDADGAAYNSDGRLYLLPYENVRTAPDPDKMLLRFLQSTYEAAAETGRWDRTALEADPARWPHSRRGQHSFGVK
- a CDS encoding bifunctional PIG-L family deacetylase/class I SAM-dependent methyltransferase produces the protein MVTFVHADAGTAEDEWLQAGVDLLPELPLDDAELAGRTVVVLAAHPDDETLGAGGLISRLVDLGAAVRVVLCSAGEASHPHSPTTTPGELATRRLQEFEEAMAALGLGGHWTFLRLPDGQLGHHRPAIRDGLRAAVRDAAVRDPAVGTQPSDVVLVAPLRADGHSDHDAAGSVAAQLAEAGGYGLLEYPIWYWLWASVADARWRGWVRSELTARGREAKFAAFQAHRSQTEPLSGQPGDEALLQERFVDHFRRTWETFAWTPPSGSNTAADAERVFDAVHLASSDPWDYASSWYEKRKRALTMAALPNPRYARGLELGCSTGVLSVELAQRCEQLVCVDASGQALASAKARLADSPGVTTAHMTAPAQWPDGRFDLIVISEVGYYLSPAELDAVLDKSEDSLLPGGTLVMCHWRRPISGWSLDGDSVHAAARARLRWTSDAVYREKAFILETFVSAAPGISDARP
- a CDS encoding phosphatidylserine decarboxylase family protein is translated as MTINASSDRVRRLGGWLPERQDDLEEWIAGHRERVEARGEEAALHPVIVEFKELIASDPVVRLYMTEMIEQVPKSKPYRKRHLTSVDQMLRLINEVLTTAPEFSEGGMVTTPLTAILDWTMGTEAGFAAHRDPRIIAMFRKILNAWSEFLSSEDSLYVLNDSPSGWMSENARQVVGMDDYEHDPLAEHWGFTSWNDFFTRRLTSTSRPVAAPDDDKIIVSACESTPYKISSDVQRQSRFWVKNQPYSLEDLLARDEAVDHFVGGTVYQAFLSALNYHRWHAPVAGTIVRAYVKDGTYFSEADSEGADAVEPILSQSYLAHVAARAIILIQADDPVIGLMAVIPVGMVEVSSCVIDPEIVPGHHVNKGDELGYFQFGGSTECLVFRPGVIDQFALTAIPQPQDPNAPLVRVRSKLATARAEENA
- a CDS encoding alpha/beta fold hydrolase, which codes for MFSKQASPRSSGDSDVFTPEPDLARLAVIVPHTRLATIPHCGHFAHIEHPDRVQQLLDELWCR
- a CDS encoding GyrI-like domain-containing protein, which produces MSVPVNLQTVRPRMLAAVRRELAPGEVGSAWGPAVGKVWDFIRGQPGLWTDGHNIFVYHHPNQPDAPLLCDFGVEVTRTFETAGEVYATETPAGQAAIAVHRGPYHRMDEAYKAIEKWMAANHRESAGHSWEIYGDPTPDPADTETTLVHLLK
- a CDS encoding alanine racemase; the encoded protein is MPHLDPALPLHTLPQMLLDVAAVERNIGIKEAWAREHGMVLAPHIKTTMTREIVRRQLPGSWGVTVATTAQAAHAIEWGATRILIVNEVLFRGHLEQLRAWLAASPELEIYCLADSAAGVRAMAEVFEDSPRRLNVMIDVGTPRGRTGIRSGPEAGPLAEEIRVARGLLLAGVSAYEGVAPNTRTDENLAGIDSHCRLARDVFDELHPAFEVELPVFSNGGSAFQDRAAAFLPNSASANVLRSGCYVVHDHGTYQGVSPVPGLTAAVVVRALVISAPEAGRVVLNAGKRELAYDAGMPVIVSRYRDGALLSAGAGATLTRLFDHHAIVEDADGLQVGDVVDLGISHPCSVFDRWREVVAVSDDAVETWRPSF
- a CDS encoding acyl-CoA dehydrogenase family protein, translated to MHRLDDFKASKAVQFGRDAPADDVERLLSQAEERIGDVPALLALAEVTGRTAPDPGERGTVRLWEMLASLAAVDVAAARVFEPHLDAGAILKQAGQQALFHGTWGVFAAEGPGHLLEARDCGQSAPPEAGVTLSGSKPWCSLAGHLDHAIVTAKSQSGSRQAFAVDLRSPGVQVEEPLWISHGLREIPSGTVHFTAVPAVPVGEPGWYFERPGFAWGGIGVAACWLGGAVGLLRTFKDALSRREPDQIALSGLGEADRLLASGFELLRGAAAGIDDGTLVDREGNNDAWAHALRVRGNVAAIVERIQETVGENLGPGPLAREERHAKRVSDLRLYVRQHHGRRDDAQLGSLVLRGASTW
- a CDS encoding maleylpyruvate isomerase N-terminal domain-containing protein produces the protein MTPDRYLTELASSLDHLSVLARQPEDILTRPVPACPGWTLKDLFGHLGSIERWAAEIVVSG
- a CDS encoding glycosyltransferase, with product MPALSLEGRSRPLDGILPAPVGPSEGNITHVAVVVPARNEAERIAPAIRAICRAATELRSVRPGVDIRVVVVLDACDDGTGEAAVDAAAPAGFLSVLDVRLHSAGASRAAGIRAALAATTATPEQVWLANTDADSMVPPHWLCGQVELAESGADAVLGTVEPDPGELDGSLFQAWARKHRFAEDHPHVFGANFGVRASHYLRVGGFEPVRIHEDRILAERLRRAGSAVVATDTLRVVTSSRLQGRAPHGFAGYLCGLGDALATPPDTVLGTG
- a CDS encoding UBP-type zinc finger domain-containing protein yields the protein MNANHGIDVSIPPSGPGCVECETNGGWWLHLRRCAQCGHIGCCDNSPGQHATAHAQSSGHPVIRSFEPGEDWFFNYPDSAFFAGPELEPPAHHPLDQTVPGPASRVPADWQQRLH